ACCGACTTGCTCAGCAGCCGCACGGCCCCCTTGCTCGAGCTGTACGCCGGAAACTCGGCCACGCCGACCAGTCCCGCCACCGAGCTGATGTTGATGATGGAGCCCTTCGCGCCGCACTGGCGCATGGCCCGGATGGCATGCTTGCACCCCAGGAAGACGCCATCCACGTTCACCGCGTGCACGAAGCGCCACTGCTCCAGGGTCATCGCCTCGATGTCCGCCACGGCGCCCACTCCCGCGTTGTTCACCAGCACGTCCAGCCGGCCGAACGTGGACAACACCTCGTCCACCACCCGCCCCCAGTCCTCCTCGCTCGTGACATCCAGCTTCCACGCGCGCGCCGACTCCCCGATCGCCTGGGCCACTTCCCGGGCCCCTTCTTCATTCCGATCGGTGACGGCCACCCGCGCGCCCTCGCGCGCCAGCATCACCGCCATCGCCTTGCCCAACCCCGACGCCGCCCCCGTCACCAGCACTGCCTTGCCTTCGACCCGGCCTGCCATCGTGTATCTCCTCGCGAATCCGCCGCGCAGCCTAACCCCGCGGGCGCGTTCTCCCCTATCCTTGTAACCAGGGGAGGCACACGTGTCCGTGAGTCTGGATCAGTTGCTGGCGGAGGAAGCCGAGTTGCAGTTCGACCACCTGGCGCACGAGGACGCGCTCGCGCTGGGGTTGAAGCTGCTCGAGCGCGCGCGACGCGACCGGCTCCCCGTGGTCATCGACGTGGCGCTCGCGGGACTCACCGTCCTGCACTGCGCCCTTCCCGGCTGCCGCCCGGACAACGAGGACTGGGTGCGGCGCAAGCGCAACACCGTGAGCCGCTTCTGGCACAGCTCGTTCTACATGGGGCGCTACTACGCCGCCAAGGGCTCGAGCCTGGCCGACAAGCCGCACATCGACCCTTCCGAGTACGTGGACCACGGGGGCAGCTTCCCCCTGCTGGTGCGCGGACTCGGATGCGTGGGCAGCATCACCGTGTCCGGACTCGCGCAGGAGGAGGACCACGCGCTGGTGGTCGACGTCCTGCGCGAGTGGCGGGCGGGCCGCTGACGGCGACTACTTCTTGTCGGTCTTCTCGGCGATGACGCCGCACGCCACGCGGCCACCCGAGTTGCCCGCGGGATCCGTGGCGAGATCATCCTGTCCCGCGTGGATGACGAGGGCCTTGCCCACCACGTCCTGCGCGGAGCCATCGCCGATCTTCCAGGCCTGCTTGGTGAGCTTCAGCGTGCCCCGGCCATCCTGGCCGATCTCGATGTTGCCCAGGTCGCCCAGGTGGTGACCGGGATCCGCGGAACCATGGCTCACGCCAGCGGGATTCCAGTGGCCCCCGGCGCTCGCGGCGTCGGCCGCGGTGCAGTCCCCGGTCTGGTGGATGTGAGCGCCGTGCAGGCCCGGGGTGGCGC
Above is a window of Cystobacter fuscus DNA encoding:
- a CDS encoding glucose 1-dehydrogenase, with product MAGRVEGKAVLVTGAASGLGKAMAVMLAREGARVAVTDRNEEGAREVAQAIGESARAWKLDVTSEEDWGRVVDEVLSTFGRLDVLVNNAGVGAVADIEAMTLEQWRFVHAVNVDGVFLGCKHAIRAMRQCGAKGSIINISSVAGLVGVAEFPAYSSSKGAVRLLSKSVALHCAYKGYGIRCNSVHPTFIETPMVDKLATAMGDPQASRAKLARKIPLGSLGEPDDIAYAVLYLASDESKMMTGSEFVVDGGTTAT
- a CDS encoding heme-degrading domain-containing protein; its protein translation is MSVSLDQLLAEEAELQFDHLAHEDALALGLKLLERARRDRLPVVIDVALAGLTVLHCALPGCRPDNEDWVRRKRNTVSRFWHSSFYMGRYYAAKGSSLADKPHIDPSEYVDHGGSFPLLVRGLGCVGSITVSGLAQEEDHALVVDVLREWRAGR
- a CDS encoding superoxide dismutase family protein, producing MKNPSVAFFRVSLMSAVLVLAACGTGRSAIATLDSRSDSLTTGKATFIESGDKVTLDLEVAGATPGLHGAHIHQTGDCTAADAASAGGHWNPAGVSHGSADPGHHLGDLGNIEIGQDGRGTLKLTKQAWKIGDGSAQDVVGKALVIHAGQDDLATDPAGNSGGRVACGVIAEKTDKK